Proteins from one Lewinella sp. 4G2 genomic window:
- a CDS encoding sigma-70 family RNA polymerase sigma factor — translation MTNQEFTNEVSKLNNLLFSFALRLTRSQQDAQDLMQETKLRAYRHRNKFTVGTNFKSWVSTIMRNTYINQYRKAKSRRHVNQPIENFTYALEGKTAVTNDGEQDVRMMELSKMMDSIGEIYRIPFMMFYRGYEYQEIADHMGIPIGTVKSRIFLARRKMKAMIGNRYA, via the coding sequence ATGACTAACCAAGAATTCACCAACGAAGTAAGCAAGCTCAACAACTTGCTTTTCTCCTTCGCCCTCCGCCTCACCCGCAGCCAGCAAGATGCGCAGGACCTCATGCAGGAAACCAAACTGCGCGCCTACCGCCACCGCAATAAATTCACGGTTGGTACCAACTTTAAGAGCTGGGTCTCCACGATCATGCGGAATACCTACATCAACCAGTACCGCAAAGCAAAGAGCCGCCGCCACGTCAACCAGCCCATCGAGAACTTTACCTACGCTTTAGAAGGTAAGACGGCGGTAACCAATGATGGTGAGCAGGACGTCCGCATGATGGAGCTATCCAAGATGATGGATTCCATCGGGGAAATCTACCGTATCCCTTTCATGATGTTCTACCGGGGTTACGAATACCAGGAAATAGCCGACCACATGGGCATTCCCATTGGAACCGTTAAGAGTCGCATCTTC
- a CDS encoding DUF4920 domain-containing protein produces the protein MRTLLRFSLFALTLITLSTCAQQTSNADAGITGEAVPAVDVADSFGAKFQAEEVIPADQLMTKFNAEALADTVKTTLRGEVNEVCQAKGCWMTINAGTEEEMMVKFKDYGFFMPMDISGREVVMNGIAYYQVTPVDELRHYAEDAGKSPEEIAAITDPKKELRFLADGVQLLK, from the coding sequence ATGCGTACGCTTCTCCGCTTTTCACTTTTCGCCCTAACCCTGATTACCCTAAGCACCTGCGCACAGCAGACGAGCAACGCTGACGCAGGTATAACTGGCGAGGCAGTTCCTGCGGTGGATGTAGCCGATTCCTTCGGCGCCAAGTTTCAGGCCGAGGAAGTTATCCCCGCCGATCAATTGATGACCAAGTTCAATGCGGAAGCGCTCGCTGATACGGTGAAGACTACCCTACGGGGCGAGGTGAACGAAGTCTGCCAGGCCAAAGGTTGTTGGATGACCATCAACGCCGGCACTGAAGAAGAGATGATGGTGAAGTTTAAGGACTACGGCTTCTTTATGCCTATGGACATCAGTGGCCGCGAAGTCGTAATGAATGGTATTGCTTACTATCAAGTGACCCCAGTGGACGAACTGCGCCACTACGCTGAAGATGCGGGGAAGTCGCCCGAAGAGATCGCCGCCATCACCGACCCCAAGAAAGAATTGCGCTTTCTGGCTGACGGAGTGCAGCTACTGAAGTAG
- a CDS encoding OmpA family protein: MLLRILLLCCCTVVSAHCWGQDRARATVEFQKGSEALTQGKAEKAAKLFRKATKLDKDFIPAYRLLGLAEETAGNYGEAAESYEYVLERDSLFSRLLYYQLGKVYYKLSRPEEAEIYLNIFKDLQSVPLVKFGRNGDEERRAEATALLKLDQDILAAQITQDSSQFVNVTEVRNVDVPINTMRDDYFPFFANDRKSFYYTRQGELRDEDLIQGKRSSEDGKWTTNRFGNFNTLQPEGMCTLVRDGERIYFTLCHEETSQGGCDIYSALLVNGKVRDMQPLPDYINSPSWESQPAISCDGQQLFFASIRPGGMGGSDIYRCQKNPDGTWSPPTNLGDGINTTQDEEGPFLSNDGQTLFFASMGHNSLGDQDIFMSRWDNLTKRFTRAMNIGPPVNGPHRELGFHLTSDGRTGYFASDRPGGRGGLDIYQFELDAALTGRDITYVSGYVTDSLTGEPVTEQAVVLPSGKTYYTNYEGRFFICSPANEELDLTVSNPAYFPYARTFPIPTWDNTEYYRIDVKLRSENTPPPPPPEVAPEPVVEEPEPEPEEEVETETIRTKARIVKRNMTVRFEFDDASLLPLQVQNINKFVESIKDKPLVSIEVIGFTDETGPEGYNIKLSEQRAQAVADLLDRAGVTATETRIIGMGELASTGRRALNRKVEVKVVYREQVSVE; encoded by the coding sequence ATGCTGCTTAGAATTCTATTACTCTGTTGTTGCACGGTGGTGAGCGCGCACTGTTGGGGGCAGGACCGCGCCCGCGCCACGGTGGAGTTCCAAAAGGGAAGCGAGGCCCTAACGCAGGGCAAAGCAGAGAAAGCAGCCAAACTATTCCGTAAGGCTACGAAGTTGGATAAGGACTTTATACCCGCCTACCGGCTGCTCGGTTTGGCCGAAGAAACTGCCGGGAATTATGGAGAAGCTGCGGAATCCTACGAATACGTCCTGGAGCGCGATTCCCTCTTCAGCCGCCTGCTCTACTATCAATTGGGAAAGGTGTACTACAAGCTCTCCCGCCCGGAAGAGGCGGAGATCTACCTCAATATATTTAAGGACCTCCAAAGTGTACCGCTCGTCAAGTTTGGCCGTAATGGCGACGAGGAACGGCGCGCCGAAGCAACTGCTCTACTGAAATTGGACCAGGACATTCTGGCCGCCCAGATCACCCAGGATAGCAGCCAGTTCGTCAACGTGACGGAAGTGCGCAACGTGGACGTCCCCATTAACACGATGCGGGATGATTACTTCCCCTTCTTTGCCAACGACCGCAAGAGCTTTTACTACACCCGCCAGGGAGAGCTGCGCGACGAAGACCTGATCCAGGGAAAGCGTAGCAGCGAAGATGGGAAGTGGACTACCAACCGTTTCGGCAACTTCAATACGCTGCAACCAGAAGGGATGTGTACGCTCGTCCGCGACGGGGAACGGATCTACTTTACCCTTTGCCACGAAGAGACGAGCCAGGGTGGATGTGACATCTACAGTGCCCTGCTCGTGAATGGGAAGGTCCGTGATATGCAACCGCTACCCGACTACATTAACTCCCCAAGTTGGGAGAGCCAACCGGCCATCTCGTGTGATGGACAGCAACTCTTCTTCGCCAGTATCCGGCCGGGTGGGATGGGTGGCAGTGATATCTACCGGTGCCAGAAAAACCCGGACGGCACTTGGTCGCCCCCCACCAATTTGGGCGATGGTATCAATACGACCCAGGACGAAGAAGGTCCCTTCCTCAGTAACGACGGGCAGACCCTCTTCTTCGCCAGCATGGGTCACAATAGTTTGGGGGACCAGGATATCTTCATGAGCCGGTGGGATAACCTCACCAAGCGCTTCACCCGGGCCATGAACATCGGCCCACCGGTGAACGGCCCCCACCGCGAACTGGGTTTCCACCTCACGAGCGACGGCCGTACCGGCTACTTCGCCAGCGACCGACCCGGTGGCCGTGGTGGTTTGGACATCTACCAATTTGAACTCGACGCCGCGTTGACCGGCCGAGACATCACCTACGTCTCCGGTTACGTCACTGATAGCCTGACGGGGGAGCCGGTGACGGAGCAAGCCGTAGTGCTGCCTTCGGGCAAGACCTATTATACTAACTACGAAGGCCGCTTCTTCATTTGCAGCCCGGCCAACGAAGAGTTGGACCTGACCGTTTCCAACCCGGCTTACTTTCCTTACGCCCGGACCTTTCCCATACCCACGTGGGATAACACGGAGTACTACCGCATTGACGTCAAGTTGCGTTCCGAGAATACCCCGCCTCCACCTCCACCGGAGGTTGCTCCCGAACCAGTAGTGGAAGAACCGGAACCCGAACCGGAGGAAGAGGTGGAGACAGAAACCATCCGTACGAAGGCTCGGATCGTAAAGCGCAATATGACGGTCCGCTTCGAATTTGACGACGCCAGTTTGTTGCCCTTGCAGGTGCAGAACATCAACAAGTTTGTTGAATCCATTAAGGATAAGCCGCTTGTTTCCATAGAAGTCATTGGTTTTACGGACGAGACTGGGCCGGAGGGTTACAACATTAAACTAAGCGAACAACGGGCGCAAGCGGTGGCCGATCTACTGGACCGGGCGGGGGTGACCGCCACCGAAACCCGCATCATTGGGATGGGGGAATTGGCCTCAACGGGCCGCCGGGCACTGAACCGCAAAGTGGAGGTGAAGGTGGTCTACCGGGAGCAGGTTTCGGTGGAATAG
- a CDS encoding phosphatase PAP2 family protein: MMNARLSALLVLIALCFSTLLPAQNVPQPYNPSNRTNAILLGLGTTLTATSVYLDRKIPKLTEADVTALDYARIPGIDRYSTRHFSLKTDEWTDKLLMTSFASPFFLLLNENGRQNFDQAALVVFEGALLNAAMINLTKVVVRRPRPFNYNRNVPGDLKLSKNSRFSFYSGHVATTAFFSMTTAQLYSDLNPNSKARPYVWAAAGIIPAAVAYGRMRAGKHFFTDVLIGFVTGTAVALTVPALHRAGGE, from the coding sequence ATGATGAACGCCCGACTTTCCGCTCTCCTGGTACTGATCGCCCTCTGTTTCAGTACCCTACTTCCCGCTCAGAACGTACCCCAGCCGTACAACCCGAGCAACCGGACGAATGCCATCCTACTGGGTCTGGGCACCACCCTGACGGCTACCTCCGTCTACCTGGATCGGAAGATCCCCAAACTCACCGAGGCAGACGTGACGGCGTTGGACTACGCCCGTATCCCCGGTATCGACCGTTACTCCACCCGCCACTTCTCCCTGAAAACGGACGAGTGGACGGACAAACTGTTGATGACGAGTTTCGCCAGCCCCTTCTTCCTGCTGCTCAACGAGAATGGCCGCCAGAATTTTGACCAGGCTGCCCTCGTCGTGTTCGAAGGTGCGCTACTGAACGCGGCCATGATTAACCTGACGAAGGTCGTCGTGCGGCGACCCCGCCCCTTCAACTACAATCGGAACGTCCCCGGAGACCTGAAACTGAGCAAAAATTCCCGCTTCAGCTTTTACAGTGGCCACGTGGCAACAACGGCCTTCTTCAGTATGACGACGGCCCAACTTTACAGTGATCTAAACCCCAATAGTAAGGCCCGCCCCTACGTATGGGCGGCGGCCGGCATCATCCCCGCCGCGGTGGCTTATGGACGAATGCGCGCGGGCAAACACTTCTTTACGGACGTACTTATCGGCTTCGTGACCGGCACGGCGGTAGCCCTTACCGTACCCGCCCTGCACCGCGCTGGCGGGGAGTAA
- a CDS encoding APC family permease — MRPAQNKIGPWSAGALVVANMIGTGAVTTLGLQLEYITNGTTLLLIWLAGGIVALCGAVTYAELGSRMPKSGGEAHFLGEIFHPVLGFLSGWVSVTVGFAAAVALSAVAVGHYLEAILGWPPVGTAAAAIILLSALHSLGNRGSSRIQNSLTALKLLVVLGLGLACALLPADPVSPTLWLVPSLGELRNGGAAVALIGVLYAFSGWNAAAYIVGEIRDPDRNLPRALIGGTALVTILFLLLQFGFLRQAGGEALRGEIEVGRVAAEVMLGPAFGGYVSAVIGLLLLTGISAMIWVGPRVTLAMGDQHSLWRSFGRLSQYGVPLRATWLQAAISLFLVFTASFERVLLYSEFVLQLFTLMAVLGLIVLRYRRSAHAGYRAPFFPVPQILFLGFTGWSLAYLLVHNPVESLLGLLNLVTGLIAYRLR, encoded by the coding sequence GTGAGACCCGCCCAAAACAAGATTGGACCCTGGAGCGCCGGCGCACTCGTTGTCGCCAATATGATAGGTACTGGTGCCGTGACCACGCTGGGCTTACAACTGGAATACATCACCAATGGCACTACCCTGCTCCTCATCTGGCTGGCGGGCGGCATCGTAGCTCTCTGTGGTGCAGTGACCTACGCTGAGTTGGGGAGCCGGATGCCGAAGTCGGGCGGGGAAGCCCACTTTTTGGGAGAGATCTTTCACCCCGTGTTGGGATTCCTGAGTGGCTGGGTCAGCGTCACCGTAGGCTTTGCGGCGGCAGTCGCCCTGAGTGCAGTGGCGGTAGGCCACTACCTGGAAGCTATATTGGGATGGCCGCCGGTGGGGACGGCTGCGGCTGCGATTATTCTCCTCTCGGCCCTCCACAGCCTTGGCAACCGCGGGTCGAGCCGCATCCAGAATAGCCTAACGGCCCTGAAGTTGCTCGTAGTACTGGGGTTGGGTCTAGCCTGTGCCCTGTTGCCCGCCGACCCGGTCTCCCCTACTCTTTGGCTTGTTCCGAGTTTAGGCGAACTACGAAACGGTGGGGCGGCCGTTGCGCTCATCGGTGTCCTCTACGCCTTCTCCGGTTGGAATGCGGCGGCCTACATCGTCGGGGAGATCCGCGATCCGGACCGCAATCTTCCCAGGGCACTGATCGGCGGGACGGCACTGGTAACCATACTTTTCCTACTCTTACAATTCGGCTTCCTCCGCCAAGCGGGTGGTGAAGCCCTGAGGGGTGAGATCGAAGTGGGCCGCGTGGCGGCGGAGGTGATGCTGGGGCCGGCCTTTGGGGGCTACGTAAGTGCCGTGATTGGCCTCCTGCTATTAACCGGAATTTCCGCGATGATTTGGGTTGGGCCACGGGTGACTTTGGCCATGGGTGACCAACATTCGCTGTGGCGTTCCTTCGGTCGCTTGAGCCAGTACGGCGTCCCCCTGCGGGCGACCTGGTTGCAGGCAGCCATTAGCTTGTTCTTGGTCTTTACTGCCAGTTTTGAGCGGGTGTTGCTGTACAGTGAGTTCGTCCTTCAGCTCTTCACTTTAATGGCGGTCCTCGGACTAATCGTCCTACGTTATCGCCGGAGTGCGCATGCAGGATACCGGGCACCTTTTTTCCCCGTTCCCCAGATCTTATTCCTTGGTTTTACGGGTTGGTCCCTCGCCTATTTGTTGGTGCACAATCCGGTTGAGAGCCTCCTCGGGTTACTCAACCTGGTGACGGGTTTGATCGCCTATAGATTACGTTGA
- a CDS encoding SDR family oxidoreductase: protein MELNLKGQVAIITGSSTGIGAACAKGLAEEGVKVVINYRSSAEEAEAVQRHIKGNGGEAIVVQADVSKEADVERLVQACLDEYGHLDIMVANAGLQQDAAFTEMSLEQWNTVMDVNLTGQFLVCRAAARIFRKQGVHSHGRAAGKIICMSSVHDEIPWAGHVNYATAKGGVKMLMESMAQELAPDKIRINSVSPGAIKTDINKDAWENPEDLKQLLTLVPYGRIGEGTDVANVVAFLCSDAADYVTGATLYVDGGMMLFPGFADNG, encoded by the coding sequence ATGGAGCTTAATTTGAAGGGCCAGGTGGCCATTATTACTGGTTCGAGCACGGGGATCGGGGCTGCTTGCGCCAAAGGCTTAGCAGAAGAAGGCGTCAAAGTAGTGATCAATTACCGGTCTTCCGCCGAGGAGGCCGAAGCCGTCCAGCGTCACATTAAAGGCAACGGAGGGGAGGCGATCGTCGTCCAGGCAGACGTCTCCAAGGAAGCCGACGTAGAACGGCTCGTCCAGGCCTGCCTCGACGAGTACGGCCACCTCGATATAATGGTAGCCAACGCCGGCCTGCAGCAGGATGCCGCCTTCACCGAAATGTCGCTGGAGCAGTGGAATACGGTAATGGACGTCAACCTCACGGGCCAGTTTCTCGTCTGTCGGGCGGCGGCTCGGATATTCCGTAAACAGGGCGTCCACAGCCACGGGCGCGCGGCGGGGAAGATCATCTGTATGAGTTCGGTCCACGACGAGATCCCTTGGGCGGGCCACGTGAATTACGCAACGGCTAAGGGCGGCGTCAAGATGTTAATGGAATCCATGGCGCAAGAGCTGGCCCCGGATAAGATTCGCATCAACAGCGTCTCACCCGGGGCCATCAAGACGGACATCAACAAGGACGCCTGGGAGAACCCGGAGGACCTTAAGCAGCTCCTTACCCTCGTCCCCTACGGTCGCATCGGTGAGGGAACGGACGTGGCAAACGTAGTGGCCTTTCTCTGCTCCGACGCCGCTGATTACGTGACTGGTGCCACGCTCTACGTTGACGGCGGCATGATGCTCTTCCCCGGCTTCGCGGACAATGGATAG
- a CDS encoding chorismate mutase yields MEMKIGKVVTPTPGRGLVIAGPCSAETEGQVMQCAKDLAKLGQVDLFRSGIWKPRTRPGSFEGVGKEGLQWLKRVKEETGMKTTTEVAKASHVYDCLKAGIDVLWLGARTTVNPFSVQEVADALSGTNIPVLIKNPINPDLGLWQGAVERIYKAGITRIGLIHRGFSYHGESNYRNVPRWQMAIEMKRKFPDLQMFVDNSHICGRRDTLQEVAQEALNLNYDGLMTEVHPRPDEAWSDAAQQITPQVFGEMLQNLRLRKPSASEVEMADLIELRRQIDEIDNDLIGMIGRRMKLADSIGEFKAERNIAVLQSDRWEAILKKAADDGSKHGLSPEFMEKYLKAIHQESIDHQDAIVNRN; encoded by the coding sequence ATGGAAATGAAAATTGGAAAAGTCGTAACCCCCACGCCTGGCCGTGGTTTAGTTATTGCCGGCCCGTGTAGCGCCGAAACCGAAGGCCAGGTGATGCAGTGCGCCAAGGATTTGGCCAAACTTGGCCAGGTGGACCTCTTCCGCTCGGGTATCTGGAAGCCCCGGACCCGCCCCGGAAGCTTTGAAGGCGTTGGCAAGGAAGGCTTGCAGTGGCTGAAGCGCGTCAAGGAAGAAACCGGCATGAAGACGACGACCGAGGTAGCTAAAGCCAGCCACGTCTACGACTGCCTCAAGGCCGGGATCGACGTATTATGGCTGGGTGCGCGGACGACCGTAAACCCCTTCAGCGTCCAGGAAGTAGCGGATGCACTGAGTGGAACGAATATCCCCGTACTCATCAAAAACCCGATCAACCCGGACCTCGGTCTGTGGCAGGGAGCGGTGGAACGCATCTACAAAGCCGGCATCACTCGGATCGGACTCATCCACCGGGGCTTCTCCTACCACGGGGAATCCAACTACCGGAACGTCCCCCGCTGGCAGATGGCCATTGAGATGAAACGCAAGTTCCCCGACCTGCAAATGTTCGTGGACAACAGCCACATCTGCGGCCGCCGCGATACGCTGCAAGAAGTCGCCCAGGAAGCCCTCAACCTCAACTACGACGGGCTGATGACCGAAGTACACCCCCGCCCGGATGAAGCCTGGTCTGACGCCGCCCAGCAAATCACCCCACAGGTATTTGGGGAAATGCTTCAGAACCTCCGCCTCCGCAAGCCTAGCGCCAGCGAGGTTGAAATGGCCGACCTCATCGAACTCCGCCGCCAAATCGACGAGATCGATAACGACCTGATCGGAATGATCGGCCGCCGCATGAAACTCGCCGACAGCATTGGAGAGTTCAAAGCCGAGCGCAACATCGCCGTCCTCCAAAGCGACCGCTGGGAAGCCATCCTGAAAAAGGCAGCCGATGACGGATCCAAGCACGGACTGAGCCCGGAGTTTATGGAGAAGTACCTGAAGGCGATCCACCAGGAGAGCATTGACCACCAGGATGCAATCGTCAATAGGAATTAG
- a CDS encoding prephenate dehydrogenase — translation MVVAIIGIGLIGGSLGITLQENGFATRVIGVDANPESVDKAIRRRLITEEMSLGSALQVADVLILATPVDVMRTLLPTLLDGVTNSQTIVDVGSTKELLLNEVAAHPNRNRYVACHPMAGTEKSGPEAALPGLFDGKTCVVVDREDSADDALDMAHRLFRSAGMNMSYLDRKAHDLHCAYVSHISHIASFALALTVLEKEKDEQRIFELASSGFGSTVRLAKSSADMWVPIFRQNRDHVLDVLDEHIEQLSRFRTQLIKRDFDGFHERIEKANEITKILQ, via the coding sequence ATGGTAGTCGCCATCATTGGAATCGGCCTCATCGGCGGCTCGCTGGGGATCACCCTCCAGGAGAATGGTTTCGCAACCCGCGTAATCGGCGTGGACGCTAACCCGGAAAGCGTGGATAAGGCGATTCGCCGCCGCCTCATCACGGAAGAAATGTCACTGGGCAGTGCCTTACAGGTTGCGGACGTACTCATTCTCGCCACCCCCGTCGACGTGATGCGTACCCTACTGCCAACCTTGCTGGATGGGGTAACCAACTCCCAAACCATTGTGGACGTCGGTTCCACTAAAGAACTGTTGCTAAATGAAGTCGCAGCCCACCCGAACCGCAACCGCTACGTCGCCTGCCACCCAATGGCGGGTACGGAAAAAAGCGGACCGGAAGCCGCCCTGCCCGGCCTCTTCGACGGCAAAACCTGCGTAGTCGTAGACCGCGAAGACAGTGCTGACGACGCGCTGGATATGGCCCACCGCCTATTTCGCAGTGCCGGCATGAACATGAGCTACCTCGATCGTAAGGCCCACGATCTGCACTGTGCCTACGTCAGCCACATCTCTCACATTGCCAGTTTCGCGCTGGCCCTGACGGTCTTGGAGAAGGAAAAGGATGAGCAGCGGATCTTTGAACTGGCGAGTTCCGGCTTTGGCTCCACCGTCCGTTTAGCCAAGAGTTCCGCCGATATGTGGGTACCCATCTTCCGCCAAAACCGCGACCACGTACTCGACGTACTGGACGAACACATCGAGCAACTCTCCCGCTTCCGGACCCAACTCATCAAACGCGATTTTGATGGGTTCCACGAGCGGATTGAGAAAGCCAATGAAATAACTAAAATATTGCAGTGA
- a CDS encoding pyridoxal phosphate-dependent aminotransferase codes for MTNTDTVMKTIIPTSDRLGETKEYYFSTKLKELARLREAGKPIINLGIGSPDMPPPPEVISALTSTAQRPDVHGYQPYVGRPELRAAFAGWYDRYFGVSLDPASEILPLIGSKEGIMHISMAFLNEGDEVLVPNPGYPTYRSATELAGGVVQSYDLSPENGWLPDLSLLSTRVSAKTKIMWVNYPHMPTGTQAPEGFFNELIAFAREHRILLVNDNPYAFILTDNQKSILSIPGAKEVALELNSLSKAQNMAGWRVGAVAGAQQYLASILRFKSNMDSGMFRPLQEAAVAALQLGPEWYAALNGHYRKRRKIARQIMDVLGCTYADDQVGLFVWARCPNGKTGYEISDVALYDRDVFITPGGIFGSQGEHYVRISLCSDEATLTEALHRLSPLQ; via the coding sequence ATGACCAATACTGACACCGTGATGAAGACCATCATTCCCACTTCCGACCGGCTGGGGGAGACCAAAGAATATTACTTCAGTACGAAACTGAAGGAGCTGGCCCGCCTGCGGGAAGCCGGGAAACCTATCATCAATCTGGGCATCGGTTCTCCGGACATGCCGCCGCCGCCGGAGGTCATTTCCGCGCTGACGTCCACCGCCCAACGGCCCGACGTGCACGGTTACCAGCCTTACGTCGGCCGGCCGGAGTTGCGGGCTGCCTTTGCTGGGTGGTACGACCGTTACTTTGGGGTGAGTTTGGATCCGGCGTCGGAGATCCTGCCCCTCATCGGTAGTAAGGAGGGGATCATGCACATCAGCATGGCCTTTTTGAATGAGGGTGACGAAGTGCTGGTCCCTAACCCCGGCTACCCCACTTATCGGTCGGCGACGGAACTGGCGGGCGGGGTCGTTCAATCGTACGATTTATCTCCCGAAAATGGGTGGTTGCCGGATCTTTCTTTGTTGAGCACCCGCGTCAGCGCCAAAACGAAAATAATGTGGGTGAATTACCCGCACATGCCCACCGGCACCCAGGCCCCGGAAGGCTTTTTTAACGAATTAATTGCTTTCGCCCGCGAGCATCGGATATTACTGGTAAATGATAATCCTTACGCATTTATTCTTACCGATAACCAAAAAAGTATTTTGTCTATACCGGGAGCAAAAGAGGTTGCGCTCGAATTAAATTCATTGAGCAAGGCCCAGAATATGGCCGGCTGGCGCGTGGGCGCTGTCGCAGGTGCCCAACAATATCTGGCAAGCATCCTCCGCTTTAAAAGTAATATGGATAGCGGGATGTTCCGACCCCTCCAGGAAGCCGCCGTGGCCGCCCTGCAACTCGGGCCGGAGTGGTACGCCGCACTGAACGGACACTACCGCAAACGCCGGAAGATCGCCCGCCAAATAATGGATGTACTGGGTTGTACTTACGCTGATGACCAAGTGGGACTATTCGTCTGGGCCCGCTGCCCGAACGGAAAGACCGGCTACGAAATTTCCGACGTCGCCCTTTACGACCGGGACGTATTCATTACGCCCGGCGGCATCTTTGGCAGCCAGGGGGAGCACTACGTACGCATTAGTCTCTGCTCCGACGAGGCCACCCTCACGGAAGCCCTTCACCGTTTAAGCCCTCTGCAATAA
- a CDS encoding prephenate dehydratase domain-containing protein, whose amino-acid sequence MNSTVTPSVEQLRVSIQGYAGAFHEAAARQHFSTKEVVTVPAHTFTDVVEQVESGVSDLGLMAIENTLAGSLMDNYDLLQTANLRITAEVYLRIRLNLMALPGAQLKDLRQVHSHPVALAQCREYFKVWPQIELVEDTDTALSAREVLESQDPTRGAIASAAAAELYNLEILAPGIETNKLNHTRFLVLERGRDHLADVGNKVSLSFSTTHEAGSLYRVLMVLAAYQINLTKIQSKPIVGRPFQYRFHVDFLLEGHVTLEQALEAITPICTELRVLGVYNAGVKP is encoded by the coding sequence ATGAACTCCACGGTAACCCCTTCGGTCGAACAATTACGCGTCAGCATCCAGGGCTACGCGGGTGCCTTTCACGAGGCTGCTGCCCGCCAGCACTTTAGCACGAAGGAGGTGGTGACCGTCCCCGCCCACACTTTTACCGACGTCGTGGAACAGGTGGAATCCGGCGTGTCCGACCTCGGGCTGATGGCCATCGAAAATACCCTCGCCGGTAGCCTGATGGATAATTACGATCTGCTCCAGACCGCCAATCTGCGCATCACAGCGGAGGTTTACCTACGTATTCGCCTCAACCTGATGGCCCTTCCCGGAGCGCAATTAAAGGATCTGCGCCAGGTGCATTCTCACCCCGTTGCGCTGGCCCAGTGCCGGGAATACTTCAAAGTGTGGCCGCAGATTGAACTCGTCGAGGATACCGACACCGCCCTCAGCGCCCGCGAAGTACTCGAGTCTCAGGACCCCACCCGGGGCGCCATCGCCAGCGCGGCGGCGGCGGAGCTGTACAACTTGGAAATCCTAGCCCCCGGTATCGAAACGAATAAATTGAACCACACCCGCTTCCTGGTGCTGGAGCGTGGCCGCGACCACTTGGCCGACGTCGGTAATAAGGTATCCCTCAGTTTTTCGACGACCCACGAAGCCGGTAGTCTTTACCGGGTGCTCATGGTCCTGGCGGCCTACCAGATTAACCTGACGAAGATCCAGAGCAAACCGATCGTAGGGCGGCCCTTCCAGTATCGTTTCCACGTAGATTTCTTGCTGGAGGGCCACGTCACGCTGGAGCAGGCCCTGGAAGCCATCACCCCTATTTGTACGGAATTGCGCGTCCTGGGCGTGTACAACGCCGGTGTAAAACCCTGA
- a CDS encoding DUF1761 domain-containing protein, with amino-acid sequence MIPNNPWLLLLVGLIPLLVGALYYSPIGFHKAWMKANNFTEADLEGANMVKIFGLAYLYGVILASFLPSLVMHQTGLSGIFGMLPEWADKSSALWTDLNAMDDKWGMFSRHLHFGHGVMHGIVSSVFLVVPIVSINSLFERRGWKYAAIHIGYWTICLALMGGVLCEFLELPL; translated from the coding sequence ATGATCCCGAATAATCCCTGGCTACTGCTCCTAGTGGGTTTGATTCCCCTGCTCGTCGGTGCCCTTTACTACAGCCCGATCGGCTTCCACAAAGCGTGGATGAAAGCCAATAATTTCACTGAAGCTGACCTGGAGGGCGCCAACATGGTGAAAATCTTCGGATTGGCTTACCTCTACGGCGTCATCCTGGCCTCCTTCCTGCCTTCGCTCGTCATGCACCAAACTGGGCTCTCCGGCATCTTCGGGATGTTGCCCGAGTGGGCGGATAAATCCAGCGCCCTCTGGACGGACCTTAACGCCATGGACGATAAATGGGGGATGTTCAGCCGCCACCTGCACTTTGGCCACGGCGTTATGCACGGCATCGTTTCCAGTGTATTTTTGGTAGTACCCATTGTCTCCATCAATTCCTTGTTTGAACGGCGGGGTTGGAAGTACGCTGCGATCCATATCGGTTACTGGACGATCTGTTTAGCTCTAATGGGTGGCGTCCTCTGTGAGTTCCTGGAACTTCCCCTTTAA